The following proteins come from a genomic window of Trifolium pratense cultivar HEN17-A07 linkage group LG4, ARS_RC_1.1, whole genome shotgun sequence:
- the LOC123922137 gene encoding uncharacterized protein LOC123922137, translated as MKSFPKNKFFHCFRPVVDIDAMLESKVAAHCSESWFMQHPKKRTVSKLIKAVILETILNRRARHQNHYGLDCFGGSKNNCSTHKKELKASQSSFSSLSTQSSSISSPKVSQSKNMSTKGKHEKESSSGSTLLEKQKKFELYATCLVLISLIFTVFWGKIFGIILTSMCLYFFSLCWNSNYSCQKKKLQNCPRCNNKQLRDQYII; from the exons ATGAAGAGCTTTCCAAAGAAcaaattctttcattgttttcGCCCGGTTGTTGATATTGATGCCATGCTTGAATCCAAAGTTGCTGCTCATTGCTCAGAGAGCTGGTTCATGCAGCACCCTAAAAAACGTACAGTTTCAAAGTTGATCAAAGCTGTCATATTGGAAACCATATTG AATAGAAGAGCTCGACATCAAAATCATTACGGCCTTGATTGTTTTGGTGGGTCGAAGAATAATTGTTCGACACATAAAAAAGAATTGAAAGCCTCTCAATCATCTTTTTCAAGTTTATCTACACAAAGTTCATCTATTTCAAGCCCAAAAGTATCACAATCGAAGAACATGTCTACCAAAGGAAAACATGAGAAAGAAAGCAGCAGTGGAAGCACACTACTAGAGAAGCAGAAGAAATTTGAGTTGTATGCAACATGTTTGGTTCTCATAAGCTTAATATTTACTGTGTTTTGGGGGAAAATATTTGGAATAATTTTGACATCAATGTGCCTCtactttttttctctttgttggAACTCAAACTATAGCTGCCAGAAGAAGAAGTTGCAAAATTGTCCAAGATGTAATAATAAACAACTTAGagatcaatatattatatga